The sequence AGACGGACGCATCCGGCCGGGTCCGCGCTCCCTCCGGCATCGAGTACATCCGCACCGCGACGAGCCGGGCCTCCGGGACGACGACGAGGTACTGCCCGAGGTCGCCGTTGGCGTTGAAGCCGACGATGGGGCCCTTCTCCATCGTGGCGGGAGGCAGGCCGCGTCCGCGCACCTCCTTCTCGAGGCCCGCCATCCGCGCGCCCAGGGCCTCGAAGTAGGCCGACCGGCTGGTGAACGTCCGGCCCTTCAGCGGGGCCATGTCCTGGAGGAACGCGTCAGGCACGCCGGCCTGCTTCCACTTCGCGAGCAGCGTGTCGTCCACCGTGTACCGCGCCCACGCGGGCTGGGGCCACCAGAGCAGCCCGCTGGAGGCGAACACGCCCTCGCCCGGCGTGGTGGCCTGCTTCACCCAGTCGTCCGGCAGCAGGCGGCGGCCCAGCCACACGCCATGGTCCAGCAGGAGCTGGCCGAGCTTCGCGAGGTCTCTCGGCCGAAGCTCGAGCCCCGCCATGACGTGCACGTTGCCCGCGTCATCCTTCATCCAGTCCACGTCGGTGATGCCCATGGGCTTGAAGAGAGTGTCCGCGAGGTAGCGGTCCAGCCGCTGGCCGGACACCTTCTCGACGAGGGCCGCTATCAGGTTGACGGCCTTGTTGTTGTAGCGGAACGCGGTGCCCGGGGCCTCGGTCAGCTCCGCCGCCAGCGCGAGCCTCACGATGTCCGGGCTCGCATAGACCTCCTGGGCCGTGGGCAGCGACTGCAGGCCCGTGGTGTGGGTGAGCAACTGCCGCAGGGTGATGTCCTTCTTGCGGCCCTGGTTCCACTCGGGGAAGTACGTGTGCAGCGGCACATCCAGCGAAGGAATCTTCCCGTCCGCGAGCAGCTTCAGCACCGCGAGGCCGGCAACCGACTTGGTGACGGACATCGCGTGGATGCGCGAGGGGGCCTCGCCGAAGGACCACTCGCCCACGAGCTTGCCGTTCTTCAG comes from Pyxidicoccus parkwaysis and encodes:
- a CDS encoding serine hydrolase domain-containing protein — its product is MLGLYALLFVKVMLFSLSLVPRVPMATAVPPELPRAASPEAEGINPEALKQLLQAAEASHSSAVVILKNGKLVGEWSFGEAPSRIHAMSVTKSVAGLAVLKLLADGKIPSLDVPLHTYFPEWNQGRKKDITLRQLLTHTTGLQSLPTAQEVYASPDIVRLALAAELTEAPGTAFRYNNKAVNLIAALVEKVSGQRLDRYLADTLFKPMGITDVDWMKDDAGNVHVMAGLELRPRDLAKLGQLLLDHGVWLGRRLLPDDWVKQATTPGEGVFASSGLLWWPQPAWARYTVDDTLLAKWKQAGVPDAFLQDMAPLKGRTFTSRSAYFEALGARMAGLEKEVRGRGLPPATMEKGPIVGFNANGDLGQYLVVVPEARLVAVRMYSMPEGARTRPDASVFFDDFIPRALALVGIGPTPGAQGAATAR